The Ignavibacteriota bacterium genome has a segment encoding these proteins:
- a CDS encoding response regulator — translation MRNNMTGTAVEILLVEDNPGDRALAVEALRDSKINNHLHVAVDGEEAMNFLNKSGNFRNAETPDIVFLDLNLPKKDGREILAEIKNNPRLKSIPVVVLTTSSAEEDIIRSYDLHANCYISKPLDFNQFVKVVKSIEDFWLTIVKLPPKKREPHNEH, via the coding sequence ATGAGGAATAATATGACAGGAACCGCAGTAGAAATATTATTGGTTGAAGATAACCCAGGCGATAGAGCGTTGGCAGTTGAAGCATTGCGCGACAGTAAAATTAATAACCACCTTCATGTTGCGGTTGATGGTGAAGAAGCAATGAATTTTTTAAATAAGTCGGGTAATTTCAGAAATGCTGAAACGCCGGATATTGTTTTTTTAGATTTAAATCTTCCCAAAAAAGACGGCAGAGAAATATTGGCGGAAATTAAAAATAATCCGAGATTGAAAAGTATTCCGGTTGTAGTGTTAACTACATCTAGCGCCGAAGAAGATATTATTAGAAGTTATGATCTTCACGCAAATTGTTACATCAGCAAACCATTGGATTTTAATCAATTTGTAAAAGTTGTGAAATCAATTGAGGATTTTTGGCTTACCATTGTTAAACTTCCACCTAAAAAACGGGAACCGCATAATGAACATTAA